The nucleotide sequence atttatcagtaggttggtcaatcacaagactcacagacggctcatggtaggaagattgaagattctaagagagcatgtttggtggactTCAACTGGAGTGTGTCTGGTCGTTCAAGCACAGGGGGCGACACAAGAGCTCCCACAAGCCCTAGTTCATCCAAAAATCCACCAAATTGATAGCTCAAATTCGTTCTAAATCAAGTCTCAAACACAAATACGTGATCTCCATTGAAAGGGGAttcataaggtatgtgaatttGATGAGGAATCCCTAGTTGGATTTCTAGGTAAATTTATAAATCTGAAATTTATTATTTGCATGTTTGTTTCATGGATGGATTAGGAGCAATATAGCATCTAGGggcaaaccctagacaaatacaagttgaaatCATGCTTAATTTTAGTAAAATCCATGAACACCCTTGTAGGTGgttagtgggttatgtagaatTCGATAAACACTAGGAAATCGGGTGTTGTTCTAGTGTAACTTGACAATTGTGAAGTGAATTCAGAATTATAGAAGCTAACAATTATGTAAAATGATTTGATTGATGTAAATTCGGGCTAAATGATAAGCTAGGGACTTGCTATATAATCAtgtataatttttgcccttaaagtgttcgtagaaatgcctcaaagaaggctcgaaactgaaatttaaagttaaaacgcataattgtgatgttttggcaAATTATGCGACATATGATTAAAAAGGAGTTCTAAACGTAtcatgattgaactctataggaaaggataccggagcgtcgagtggacaagccggtggcgacTTACGTTTGAAGGGTacgctttgaaggtatgtaacttgacccgttacattaaatGAATTGTTGTTAAACTATGCGTTGTCGCATTGTAGAATAGAAGTTGTGTTGATTTTAGTGACCGTGATCGTTACTTGAATTAATAGGGTTAGAATTGATAAGGaaccgtttggtagtcatcacattggaggatttccacaagatgagccaacgggtcgaATAATAGTGTAAGTTGTAGTATTAGTGTTTTAATTAGTTACCAATGGCGATATTAATCACAAGAGCATTAAACCATGGGATTGGTAAGGAAATGCAAGTGATGCTAAGCCCTGGATGATGGGCATGAGGCGCCATAGGCTTACTAGTGAAATGGTAGTAAAATGGATAAAGttagaatgggtcgaataaaCGCATAGAGACATTTAGTCGTTCGGTCCGTAAATAGAATTTTTGGTATGATAATTGTAATAGGCACGTCGGTAATGAATTTAcagacgtataggaaaaagaatcacctaaaacggacttaCGAGTAAAAAGTTATGGACAAACGAAGTTAAAAATCTGAAATTTCGGAGCTGGCAGCAAATACAGGGCACAAACCTGCATCTGCTGGAAAACCgactcccccgcgccacgcgacaggatcaCTTAGATCCGGCGCGACACGCGGGagctgtcgcgacacgcgacaaaACGAAAGATacctggcgcgacacgcgacaggatgaattttgaaattttattttattttccatGATTCGATGTCGGAACTTGTTTATATGTactatatcaatgtcaaaactaacattcttagtggttttgaccttaggtgacaATGGGGATCTTACGGATGGCGATCAACCAAgtttttgaagaaccgaacacacttttgaagcttccgcgataTCTGAACTTTGTTGGACAATGTTTTAGTATGTAAACAAATTGTTAAATATGTCATGAATGTTCAAGCTATTCAGTAGTTGTCTAGTTATGGTTACTTAGAACGATGTTTTGgtaacttatgttttaacttagACGCCTTTTATATCAAATCATATGGATTTTGATTAAAGTCGAGTAGTAATTAGGTGGGTGTTACATTTTCGCCTGAATCGAATGTGTTTTGGAGTCCTTTTCATGACAGTTTCGACACCGCTTCGTCCGACTATCCAGTGAACGAAACATATGTCGGTTTTGGTCCATTTTAGTGTAAAAATTGAGTTTAAAACAGTTTTTCCTTGGATTAAACACCTAGTGAGTGTGAAATCATCAGATTTCTATCTTGGGAAGCCAAAGTTAAGCCCAATACACCCGTTTAGGTGTAGATCCGTAGCAAAAATCGGAAGTTTTGATTAAAATAATGAAGGTTTTCGTAAATAGAGAAGTTTTAGATGAAATCGGAGATAAACTCGTGAAAAACCGTTGTGGAAATCGTTGTGATACTTGTAAAAATACTAATTCTTACTTGGGATGCAGAGAGAAAGCTGGTAGGGAGTGTTCTTGTGCGAGTGGTAGCAAGTTGTGAATGAGAGAGTGAGCTGGGTATTTATAGAGAGGAGAGATTTGGTGCAGGTTGGGTTCTGTACGAAGGGTGCCTTCGTACGAAATCGGTGCCTTCATACGAAGTcggtgccttcgtacgaaggtggtGCCTTCGTACGAGGGGACCTGTTTCATGTGAGTGGCTCCTATTTCGCGTGTCGGATATTTGTTTGGTGCGTTTGGTTGCGTTAGTTAGTTCGAGTACTTTAAGTGTTTTAGCGAGGTAATTAAGTGTTGTGTCGCGTTGCGTTTTAGCGTGGTAAATCGAGTTGCGCGAGTGAGCGATTGAGCGTTTAAGCGAGTATTAAACACATATAACATATTTAACATTTAAACacacaaataatataaataaatccGCGTTTTGAGTTCTCGTTGAGTTTGCGTTGTGATGAGCGTTTAAGTAATAAGCGTCTAAATGCGATAAATAAGCGATATAAAACGCGCTTAAATACGTAGTTAACCCTTGGTAATAATCAAATCTCTGAGTACAAGCGTTTACGAATGAATCAATGATAAAATAGGAACAAccgaaagtcgggttgttacaagcACATTGCCCCTAAGCCCATCCTCGTCTTCATCGTCGTCTGCTCGCCGTGAAACATGTCAGGCCAAACATCGGTTTGGTTTCATGGTTTGTTTTTATGTTACACTTTCAGTTGATTGCTCAGTTTCAAAGTTTTCAAACCGTAGCGAGCGGTTTGGTTTACGGTTTGTATATAAAACCAGACCGAACCATGTTTTTTAGTATATAATATgcttaattaaattaaaaatgggggggggggggggggggggtttccttaAAGTATAACTCCAGCTACTTGATAAAATTAAATGGGCTATGCTTTGAGGAGTTTCCTCATATTTGTGCGATTCTCGAAATCTGACGTCAGATCTCGAAATGATCGGTCTGACACCGAAGGCTTCGTTGTAATGAGATCTACTCTGGCGAAGTAAGTTATTACAACATAATTTGAAATTATTTCAGTAATTGCAGGTTATTGATTGCTAGATCTGATTAATTAGTAATGAAATTGAATGAATGTTATACGGATTTTGCCGAGAACGAGTGGTAGGATGGCCACCGGTTAGATCTCACATGATAAACATGATGAAGGATTGTAAATATGTAAAGGTGGCGGTTGATGGAGTTTGGTATTTGAGAAAAGTAGACCTGGAATTATATTATTCAGGTTAACAGCAACTTTTGTGCAATTTTAAAGATCTGTTCTCCTGTTTCACCATCAGTAAGTAGATAAACTGATGATCATATATTCATATAGCTTTATTATCAGTTCAATTGTTAATATAGTGTGTTGAATATATTTATTGTTGCAGGAAATGTATTGAATGAGAGGAAGCTAATGGATCCGGTGAATGGAATGGAGTATGATCCGACGTATGAAGATAATAAAGAGGGAGACTGGATGTTAGTTGGTGATGTTCCATGTAAGTATTTATTCATATATGTACATTAACATGTGGTTTGATCTATAATTTAATTTGAGAATTAATCAACAGTTTAGGTATAACTCAACTAGCTTTATGCACTTAAGCATGCACAAGAACTAACTAatgtttattaattaattatatgttttattacAATTCTACATTTCGCTTGTATTTTATATGATAGTTTTGTTCATGATAATACGTGATATTATTTCCTAATCAATTTTTTTACCTGAGTGATGTAGAATTTTGGAGAAGTGTTGAGCAAGGCAGATTTGGACGATGAGCATCGAAGATTGGGAGTTTGAAACTTTTGGAGAGAGTTGGTGTAGTTGTTTATAGAGGAAagttgtttgtatttttttttcaagattAGTAGAATTTAAAAATTTGGGATATTATATAAGTACATAAAGTGCACATAATCATTTGCTTAGGATTTTGTTGAGGTTTTGGGTGTGCCCTATTACATTAGGCCACCAATGGTGGTACGCTGTCACCTATCATTACGCATGATGGAAATCAAAACACCGCCGCCACCCTAAATTTATCACGTGTCAACATTAAAACGCATTGTATTTTTAACGCGTGAAATCTTCAAAAATCCGACCGTTTGCTTGTTGACCGTTGTTTTTTTTTACCGTTGAtagattaattaaaaaaaacctttaaacaATCTATATACTTCACATTTTTATACCATTTCACCCacaccaaaacacaaacacatatcaCACATTCTACATATTTCACAAATGGATTTTCCTACATCTTCGTCGTTTCCGATTGACAGCGATAGTGATAGCCAATCGTCTTTCGACAATGAGACGCTTGAATTTTTCGTGTCGGTGTATAACAAACTTGAAGCAAGTTCAAACCGCCCAAAGAAGAAAATGGTGGATCGTGATCGTATACATGTCAATGAAGTGTTAATGAAAGATTATTTTGTGGAGAATCCGGTCTACAATGCCGAAACatttagagatcggtttcgtttaccaaaataattatttttaaagattgttggagacattgAAGCAACTGAagaatggtttcaagaaggttacgacgcgaggggcaaaccaagtttcaccccgatacaaaaatgcacgtccgccattcgccaactagcgataggtaaccctcccgatcaatttgatgaatacctagctatgtcgGACAGAACATCACGTGAATGTCTGCAATTTTTTTTGTAACGCGGTTATTAAATtgtatagtaaagagtttttacgtaaaccgatgagacacgacatctcacgtatttacgccgcacatgaggctagatggcattttccagGGATGTACGGTAGCATCTATTGTACGCATATCGAATGGagaaattgtccaagagagttgcgaggggcgtatgttaggGGTGACGTCAAAAAACCAACCATCATACTTGAAGCGGTgacgtcgaatgatttatggttttggtattcatattttggtgttccaggttcaaacaacgacatcaatgttttGCACACGTCGCTGTTGTTCCAAACCGTAACGGATGGTATCGCACCCTTCTGTCCATTCTATGTTAACGGACGATATTACAGACGAGGCTTTCTTCTTGTGGATAGTATCTACCCATCATGatttgtttttgtgaaagctccttcatttcctgtcgaggctaaagaaaagacGTTCAAAAagttgcaagaatcggcaagaaaaggtGTTTAGAGggtttttggtgttttaaagggtagatgtgGCATACTAAGCCGACCGGTTCGTGCGATGAATAAGAaatcaatacatagcatagtatatgcatgtttcatattgcacaatatgctaATCAAAcaagacggacgtgcaatatccccaGATTGGGTgtcggatcctcctacacaagttcacgTTTCCGAAAATATCCAACAAGACTTGCGTGATGAAGAAattcactttcggttgagatacgatttaattgAACTAGTAGGTTCTTTAGGTTTGAAATTTCCtaattcggacgaggagtagagtttctttatgtatgtttttattttttattgtagTCTAAAATATTTTCTAGTATGTTTAATTGAACTAGTATGTTTtaatttaaatgaaatttataatttataattttaatgttttattgttaatttataatttaaaaaaaaaataaaaaaatgttgtgagtgatggaattccattacaagtgatgaccatttccactaaaatccatcactagtgatgacatGGCGGAATTTGATTGGAAGTTGTAAGTGAGTGATGAGTAATGACCATCTCTACCCCTTACAAAACTGTAGTATTAAACATATACAACTTAAATTTTTCTGAATTTTGAATTAAAGCTATAAAACATAGAGAAACCGGTTAAAAGGTGACTTAGGTCTGATAGGCCTGTACTATTCAAAATATGTTTTCTTTTTTACGAGCCGAGTAACACATGAAATTGATTTTCATCTGCGTGAGAAGATGAAGTTAACGGGTCAGGAAGTTATCAACCGAAGTTCATTTTCTAACACTTGTAATGATTATGTATTTTTTGTTGGGGAAtaatgagttaaatgccattcTAGTCCCTGTGATTTGGGCTATTTTGACGGTTTAGtccaaaattttcattttacgcctgtgggtccaaaaaggtttcaacgttgccattttagtccactgggttaacttcatctatttttctgttaacaagaaaggcaattcggtcattttatatgtaattttgttaactaaaagggcaattcagccatatttAATGAcggaattgcccttctcgttgaTTTCATTTGACAAATTCTActagggatgagcacggtacccgTTAGGTACCGATACCGTAAAACgagaaaagtgggtaccggtaccgaatacacCGGTTCGGTATCGGTATTTACCGGTGTTTTACCTGTAAATACCGGTAACGTACTGGTAccgaaaaatgagaaaaataggtaccggtaccgaatatacctaatACGATTCAATACCAGTTCAGTACCAAATCAATACCGGTATCTGATACCAAATGCTATTTCCTAAATTATACATGCCCTTTCATTTCATTTGACAAATTCTACAAGTATAATCTATACAAAACCGACGGCTTGGATTTATTCAACACCTTTAAAACTCTAAAACCTCCTACACCAGAACATAACCTAGAAAGGTATACAACCGCCGTATCcttcatttccttcttcttctaaAACCCTAAACCCCAATTTCAAAACCCTCAATCCTCATCAAACCATGGCTATCAACACTATACTTCGCCGATCAGCTTCCGCACTCACGCCTGTCGCCGCCCGGTTATTGGGCGGCCAGAGAAACCTCAGCCACCACTGCGGCGGCGCTTTGTTCTCTGCTGTTAATCATTCTCAGAAATTAATTTCCAACAGTTCGTTTCTGGTTCCTGCACTTTCTCGTTATTCTTTTTCGGCTTCTTCTGCTCTGAAGCGCCCGACTTCTGATGAGTCGCTGCTTCGGGTTATTGAGTCGGAGATTCAGTGCTCTGAAGAAAGCTTCGAGGAGGTTTGTGGGCTTTTGTATTTTATGttataatattatatttataCATGTTTGGTAAATATTATGTGTTAATTGtttttttatgaattttgtaGAGATCAGTTATATGCTATGAGATATGTTTAGATTTTGGCTGATTAATATTGGATCTTGTTATAGTTTGAAGAATTTTTATGTTGGGTCAGAAATGGGTTCGGGTTTTGGGTTCAAGTGCCACAGACTACCggaataaaataaaagaaatttgccgttcaaaaagaAAAGGGTTTGGGTTGGTAATACGTTTTCAACCCCGGTAGAAGTCTTCTTGCCGTGTTTATACGTTTTCGACTCCCTGGTTTTataatttttaggtatatacgttttcgacccccggtcggaaatctcaagcttcgccactggttgGCTGATGAATGTTACATGCCATTTTCGGAGCCACTACTCATGTTCCCATAACCCTTCAGTCCTCATTTCCTTTGCAGTTTTTTAGTTATTAGAGTAATGGTAGTTAATATTCTAATGTAGTGGGTTAGTGGTGTTTGTCAATTCCTTTTAGTTGTAAAGCCTATAAAAGGCCTGTTTAATTTCTTTGTTAGATTATGAATGACTTATGAAAATTAGTCTCAATCTCTATCTATGATTCTGCTTCTGGTCATCTCTTATCCCATTCTTTTTTATCTAAATCCAAGTGGTACATAACAATGAACACCTCCGAGGGAAGAAGACTTCAATGCCTTGATTTCTGGTTTCGATGAAGACTTGTTGAAGGGCAACTTGCAGAAGATGTTGGATGATACTTTGAAGAACTAGTCTCTATAAGAGGAGATCTTTGATTTGATTCTTGGTCGATCTTTAGAAGATTAGATACAAGTCCGAGGCTAGAAAGGATAAATCATTGAAATAAGTAATAGGCTGGTCAACCTGATTTAGTGTGTTGACCTGTTTAACTTTTTTCTAATACATTTTTAAAGTGTTTTTGTAATATTTAGTTTTCTGCATAGATCCCTCCCCATACATTGCAATCCTTACTTAAAGCAAAATTTCTGTTTATTGCAGGGCGATGATATTCCAGAGGGCTTCCCTTTCAAACTTGAGGATAATCTTGGGCAACAAACCGTATCTCTGACCAGAGAATACCAAGGGGAAACTATCCATGTTGAAGTCGAGCCGTCTAGTCTTGTCACAGGTGAggaagacgatgatgatgatgctaaTGATGATTCTGAACAAGACAACCAAACAAGCCTCCCAATGGTTGTTAGAGTTTCAAAAACAGGCGGGCCCTGTTTAGAGTTTGGTGTAACTGCTTATGCTGATGAGATTGTCATCGATAGCTTGTCGGTCAAAGATCCAGAAATGACTGAGGATCAACTTCCTTATGAGGGACCAAGATTTGAGTAAGTATTTTTTTTCAAGAATTATCTTTATCAGAATAGGTTCATATATTAACTTCTATCCAAATCTTTTATGTAGTGAGTTGGATGAGAATCTGCAAAAGGCGTTTCACAAGTACTTGGAGATCCGTGGAATTAAACCGAGCGTGACGaactttctgcatgagtacatgGTGAACAAAGACCACAGGGAGTACAC is from Helianthus annuus cultivar XRQ/B chromosome 9, HanXRQr2.0-SUNRISE, whole genome shotgun sequence and encodes:
- the LOC110877711 gene encoding uncharacterized protein At2g39795, mitochondrial is translated as MAINTILRRSASALTPVAARLLGGQRNLSHHCGGALFSAVNHSQKLISNSSFLVPALSRYSFSASSALKRPTSDESLLRVIESEIQCSEESFEEGDDIPEGFPFKLEDNLGQQTVSLTREYQGETIHVEVEPSSLVTGEEDDDDDANDDSEQDNQTSLPMVVRVSKTGGPCLEFGVTAYADEIVIDSLSVKDPEMTEDQLPYEGPRFDELDENLQKAFHKYLEIRGIKPSVTNFLHEYMVNKDHREYTNWLKNLKKFVEA